Proteins encoded in a region of the Elusimicrobiota bacterium genome:
- a CDS encoding HEAT repeat domain-containing protein yields MKKIMVVLLLCSWLNIFVYSQEKKEEQRSEQAINHDTNQESVQKTALLSGQILEQKIQQLVSAKTPGQRATAAMALGNYRDKKAVIALIEALNTEKIVVQKHAVKSLGKICNRHEINLLIQNCKNDNKLSDAEKNEKIHGYKEITEICEKSVIPALVAKAKDTDADLRKNVVVALGKTGSISVEKTLLESLDDISEAIREEAVSGLGNIGSQKSIQKIAKMLSFDPKRSVRRTCAEVLGKIGDNSTIPLLKKALEETKKEPKDTFIHLTICASLKQLGDDTGIPILINALEDESDSVKTTAIGLLGMLKEKRAIDALTKLSKNDKSSTVKDSATRALKEIKGEK; encoded by the coding sequence ATGAAAAAGATAATGGTGGTTTTGTTATTGTGTAGTTGGTTAAATATTTTTGTATATTCTCAAGAAAAAAAAGAAGAGCAGAGGTCAGAACAAGCGATAAACCATGATACAAACCAGGAATCTGTACAAAAAACTGCATTATTAAGTGGTCAGATACTTGAGCAAAAAATTCAGCAATTGGTGTCCGCTAAAACACCGGGGCAGCGAGCAACAGCAGCAATGGCTTTAGGTAATTACAGAGATAAAAAAGCTGTTATAGCACTTATTGAAGCATTAAATACTGAAAAAATAGTGGTACAAAAACATGCGGTAAAATCGTTGGGTAAAATATGCAATAGGCATGAAATAAATTTGTTGATACAAAACTGTAAGAATGATAATAAATTATCTGATGCAGAGAAAAACGAAAAAATACACGGTTATAAAGAAATCACAGAAATATGCGAAAAATCAGTAATTCCTGCTTTAGTTGCAAAAGCAAAAGATACCGATGCTGATTTAAGAAAAAATGTTGTGGTGGCTCTTGGGAAAACAGGCAGCATCTCTGTTGAAAAAACATTGCTTGAATCTCTTGATGATATTTCGGAAGCAATCAGGGAAGAAGCGGTCAGTGGCTTGGGAAACATTGGTTCTCAAAAATCTATTCAAAAAATTGCCAAGATGTTATCATTTGACCCCAAAAGGTCTGTCAGAAGAACCTGTGCAGAAGTGCTAGGAAAAATAGGCGATAATTCAACAATTCCACTACTCAAGAAAGCATTGGAAGAAACAAAAAAAGAGCCAAAAGATACATTTATACATTTGACAATTTGTGCGTCACTTAAGCAATTAGGTGATGATACAGGGATACCAATTCTTATAAATGCACTTGAAGATGAAAGCGATAGTGTGAAGACAACTGCTATTGGTTTGCTGGGTATGTTGAAAGAGAAACGGGCAATTGATGCTTTAACAAAATTATCAAAGAATGACAAATCATCAACAGTCAAAGATTCTGCAACAAGAGCACTGAAGGAAATCAAAGGCGAAAAATGA